One genomic segment of Paraburkholderia hospita includes these proteins:
- a CDS encoding NAD(P)/FAD-dependent oxidoreductase, whose translation MDTDTKRIVVIGAGFAGLWSALGAARKLDELHMPTDQVEVVVINGTPYHSIRVRNYEQPLDDTLVPLADVLDPAGVRRIQGIVRSIDLPNHRVGFESGDSSTQWIGYDRLILAAGSELARPAIPGLHEFTFDVDTFEGAAKLHAHLLALPERPEAPGRYTVVVVGAGLTGVELAAELPARLRGIVGDNASAEVRVILADRSAKIGQAMGGAQPVIEEALRAQGVELRPGVSLEAVTRDGVQLTGGEHIDAATVVWCGGMRANPLTAQFPVSLDAFGRVPVDSFLRVTDVPGVFAAGDCARILIDGERPSVMSCQHSRPMGRHAGHNVVCDLLGLAMLPLCIDWYTTILDLGPWGAVYTEGWERRLASQGEAAKQTKRTINCDRIYPPSTKQREDILQAAAPVVQAPPYTVRGAD comes from the coding sequence ATGGATACGGACACGAAGCGGATCGTAGTGATCGGCGCCGGCTTTGCCGGGCTGTGGAGCGCGCTGGGCGCGGCGCGCAAGCTCGACGAACTGCACATGCCAACGGATCAGGTCGAGGTCGTGGTGATCAACGGCACGCCGTATCACAGCATTCGCGTGCGCAACTACGAGCAGCCGCTCGACGACACGCTCGTGCCGCTCGCCGACGTGCTCGATCCAGCAGGCGTCCGACGGATTCAGGGCATAGTCCGCTCGATCGATCTGCCAAACCATCGCGTCGGATTCGAATCCGGCGATTCATCTACTCAATGGATCGGCTACGACCGCCTGATCCTGGCAGCGGGAAGCGAGTTGGCACGTCCGGCAATTCCCGGGCTACACGAGTTCACATTCGACGTCGATACGTTCGAAGGCGCCGCGAAGCTCCACGCACATCTGCTCGCCTTGCCGGAAAGGCCCGAAGCGCCGGGACGCTACACCGTGGTCGTAGTTGGTGCAGGCCTGACGGGCGTCGAACTCGCCGCCGAATTACCCGCGCGGCTGCGCGGCATCGTCGGCGACAACGCAAGCGCCGAGGTGCGCGTGATTCTCGCCGACCGCTCTGCGAAGATCGGTCAGGCGATGGGCGGCGCGCAACCGGTCATCGAAGAAGCGCTACGCGCGCAAGGCGTCGAGCTTAGGCCGGGCGTGTCGCTCGAAGCCGTCACACGCGACGGCGTGCAACTGACGGGCGGCGAGCACATCGACGCCGCGACCGTTGTCTGGTGCGGCGGCATGCGCGCCAATCCGCTGACCGCGCAATTCCCCGTGTCGCTCGACGCGTTCGGACGCGTGCCCGTCGATTCGTTCCTGCGCGTCACCGACGTGCCCGGCGTGTTTGCAGCGGGCGATTGCGCGCGCATCCTGATCGACGGCGAACGGCCCTCCGTGATGTCCTGCCAGCACAGCCGCCCGATGGGGCGCCACGCGGGCCACAATGTCGTCTGCGACCTGCTGGGCCTCGCGATGCTGCCGCTTTGCATCGACTGGTACACGACCATCCTCGATCTCGGCCCGTGGGGCGCCGTCTACACGGAAGGCTGGGAGCGCCGCCTCGCGTCGCAAGGCGAAGCCGCGAAACAGACCAAGCGCACGATCAACTGCGACCGCATCTATCCGCCCAGCACGAAGCAGCGCGAAGACATCCTGCAAGCGGCGGCGCCCGTCGTGCAGGCGCCCCCCTACACCGTCCGTGGCGCGGACTGA
- the sctC gene encoding type III secretion system outer membrane ring subunit SctC yields MKLTFRHRAIAAALLMIGLNAGHAAPITWRPGEVHISVESRDLKDVLRDFAASQGIIATIAPNVQGTVSGRFDLPPRKFIDTMAATFGFVWFYDGSVLSISTADDVTTKVIKLDFAGTQSLRSTLKQIGLDTDRFPIVYDPEQGVALITGPHRLIQLVDEVAARLDQNANRRTGSEVRAFPLRYGWAADHTITVNGKTQVVPGVAHVIASLYHPDRDSDQQGTSRASADGTANLQQVSPYADVQGGTNGGSPYNNGGVNPPLPDVFAGVTAAGGGPVGMPGAGGASGNGPQSAGRAATAAVPDGAGSLPVIQADARTNSVLIRDLPDRVGQYQQLIDRLDVKRRMVEIEAHIIEIDDGALKQLGVDWHAHSSHVDFQTGSGSANANNFNGNVSPTFSSLDTAGNLVATATPTGGSLTAVIGDASRYLLTRIDALEQNNLARIDASPKVATLDNVEAVMNNKTQFFIPVSGFTSSNLFSVQVGNTLRVLPMVVDTNGTQQIKLQVHVEDGQPTGASVKDIPEIRTSEIDTEAVVAEGQSLLIAGYRIDSDSNLNTGVPVLSKIPVLGALFRSRTHQSSHMERLVLLTPRVIEF; encoded by the coding sequence ATGAAACTCACATTCCGTCACCGCGCGATCGCGGCCGCCCTGCTGATGATAGGCTTGAACGCGGGCCACGCCGCACCGATCACGTGGCGGCCCGGCGAAGTGCACATATCGGTGGAAAGCCGCGACCTGAAAGACGTGCTGCGCGACTTCGCGGCGAGCCAGGGCATCATCGCGACGATTGCGCCGAACGTGCAGGGCACCGTGTCGGGACGCTTCGATCTGCCGCCGCGCAAGTTCATCGACACGATGGCGGCGACATTCGGCTTCGTGTGGTTTTACGACGGCAGCGTGCTCTCGATCAGCACCGCCGACGATGTGACGACCAAGGTCATCAAGCTCGACTTCGCGGGCACGCAGAGCCTGCGTTCGACGCTGAAGCAGATCGGGCTCGACACCGACCGATTCCCGATCGTCTACGACCCGGAGCAGGGCGTCGCGCTGATCACCGGGCCGCACCGGCTGATCCAGCTCGTCGACGAGGTGGCCGCGCGCCTGGACCAGAACGCGAACCGCCGCACGGGCAGCGAAGTGCGCGCGTTCCCGCTGCGCTACGGCTGGGCGGCGGATCATACGATCACCGTGAACGGCAAGACCCAGGTCGTGCCTGGCGTCGCGCATGTGATCGCGAGTCTCTATCACCCGGATCGGGACAGCGATCAACAGGGCACGTCGCGCGCATCCGCCGACGGCACCGCGAACCTGCAACAGGTCAGCCCGTATGCGGACGTGCAGGGCGGCACCAATGGCGGCTCGCCGTACAACAACGGCGGCGTGAATCCGCCGCTGCCCGATGTGTTCGCGGGCGTGACGGCGGCGGGCGGCGGGCCGGTTGGGATGCCCGGCGCGGGCGGCGCATCGGGCAACGGCCCGCAGAGCGCGGGACGCGCGGCGACGGCGGCCGTGCCGGACGGCGCGGGCTCGCTGCCCGTCATCCAGGCCGACGCGCGGACCAACTCGGTGCTGATCCGCGATCTGCCCGACCGCGTCGGCCAGTACCAGCAACTGATCGACCGGCTCGACGTGAAGCGCCGGATGGTCGAGATCGAAGCGCACATCATCGAGATCGACGACGGCGCGTTGAAGCAACTGGGCGTCGACTGGCACGCGCATTCGAGTCACGTCGATTTCCAGACGGGCAGCGGCAGTGCCAACGCGAACAACTTCAACGGCAATGTGAGCCCGACGTTTTCTTCGCTCGACACAGCCGGCAATCTCGTCGCCACGGCGACGCCGACGGGCGGGTCGCTCACGGCCGTGATCGGCGACGCGAGCCGTTATCTGCTGACGCGCATCGATGCGCTGGAGCAAAACAATCTTGCGCGCATCGATGCGAGCCCGAAGGTTGCGACGCTCGACAACGTCGAAGCCGTGATGAACAACAAGACGCAGTTCTTCATCCCCGTCTCGGGCTTTACGTCGAGCAATCTGTTCAGCGTGCAGGTCGGCAATACGCTGCGCGTGCTGCCGATGGTGGTCGATACGAACGGCACGCAGCAGATCAAGCTGCAGGTACACGTCGAAGACGGCCAGCCGACGGGCGCCAGCGTGAAAGATATTCCCGAAATCCGCACCAGCGAGATCGATACGGAAGCCGTCGTCGCCGAAGGGCAGAGTCTGCTGATCGCCGGCTACCGGATCGACAGCGACTCGAATCTGAATACGGGCGTGCCCGTGCTGTCGAAGATTCCTGTGCTCGGCGCGCTGTTCCGCTCGCGCACGCATCAGAGCAGCCATATGGAACGGCTCGTGTTGCTGACGCCGCGCGTGATCGAATTCTAA
- a CDS encoding helix-turn-helix transcriptional regulator, whose product MLVTYYFPYVSMLNAASVPSSVVELIRNGHVHAAAANVQRLVDSHDDAPPAALLQLQGDLQLSLGMEVDADDSYREAQKRMRDDKDGMRFASCRNAGWQALFRYRYGTAMSCFMQIADHPLASVALRLDALFGAFGVLFSVGRLRDADAVLDTLEDLLDEVTSNGAFHHADGWQRLLSTVRFDVEAQSTLRSRATLSDHIYWQVGLTGDAAPRVAPQRPAALRLLTGAIEDQLLRGRVEFLDGLARLAGGERDAQQQIVAHAEWAGKQGIQNYQSAVRIEIVLASLAGGVSSLAESVLVLLTAEVRMPQSHRQLEYLYCLAKLRHLQGRSGESLEVYTRYALAAVNCIRDEAGALARYGQRIARAPEQLDDIGTRLPARYRRAYRYLLDNLERKDLSIREIAAQVGVTDRALQSAFKTSLGSTPTEIIRRLRMERIRAELEADDSAHEQGILATAVKWGVSNRSTLVNSYRREFNESPSDTLNR is encoded by the coding sequence ATGCTCGTTACCTACTACTTCCCGTACGTGTCGATGCTCAACGCAGCGTCGGTGCCTTCCAGCGTCGTCGAACTGATTCGCAACGGCCATGTGCATGCCGCGGCGGCAAACGTGCAGCGGCTCGTCGATAGCCACGACGATGCGCCGCCTGCCGCGCTGCTGCAATTGCAGGGCGATCTGCAACTGTCGCTCGGCATGGAGGTCGATGCCGACGACTCGTACCGCGAAGCGCAAAAGCGCATGCGCGACGACAAGGACGGCATGCGCTTCGCGTCGTGCCGCAACGCGGGCTGGCAAGCGCTGTTCCGTTACCGCTACGGCACCGCGATGTCGTGCTTCATGCAGATCGCCGATCATCCGCTGGCGAGCGTCGCGCTGCGGCTCGACGCGCTGTTCGGCGCGTTCGGCGTGCTGTTCAGCGTGGGCCGTCTGCGCGATGCGGATGCCGTGCTCGATACGCTCGAAGACCTGCTCGACGAAGTGACATCGAATGGCGCGTTTCATCATGCAGACGGCTGGCAGCGTCTCTTGAGCACCGTGCGGTTCGACGTCGAAGCGCAGAGCACGCTGCGCTCGCGCGCGACGCTGTCCGATCACATCTACTGGCAAGTTGGCCTGACGGGCGACGCCGCGCCGCGCGTCGCGCCGCAACGGCCCGCCGCGCTGCGACTGTTGACGGGCGCGATTGAAGACCAGTTGCTGCGTGGGCGCGTCGAGTTTCTCGATGGGCTGGCGCGACTGGCGGGCGGCGAGCGCGACGCGCAGCAGCAGATCGTTGCGCATGCGGAGTGGGCGGGCAAGCAGGGCATCCAGAACTATCAGAGCGCGGTGCGTATCGAGATCGTGCTCGCGAGTCTTGCTGGCGGCGTGTCGTCGCTGGCCGAGTCGGTGCTCGTGTTGCTGACGGCCGAGGTGCGTATGCCGCAGAGCCATCGGCAACTGGAGTATCTGTATTGCCTCGCGAAGCTGCGCCATCTGCAGGGGCGCAGCGGCGAGTCGCTGGAGGTGTACACGCGCTATGCGCTGGCCGCCGTCAATTGCATCCGCGACGAAGCCGGCGCGCTCGCGCGCTACGGCCAGCGCATCGCGCGCGCGCCGGAACAGCTCGACGACATCGGCACGCGGCTGCCTGCGCGTTATCGGCGCGCCTATCGCTATCTGCTCGACAACCTGGAGCGCAAGGACCTGTCGATCCGCGAAATCGCCGCGCAAGTCGGCGTGACGGATCGGGCGTTGCAGAGCGCATTCAAGACGAGCCTCGGCTCCACACCGACCGAGATCATCCGCCGCCTGCGCATGGAGCGCATCCGCGCGGAACTCGAAGCCGACGACAGCGCGCACGAGCAAGGCATTCTCGCGACAGCCGTCAAGTGGGGCGTCAGCAACCGCTCGACGCTCGTCAACAGCTACCGCCGCGAATTCAACGAATCGCCTTCGGACACGCTGAACCGCTGA
- the sctT gene encoding type III secretion system export apparatus subunit SctT codes for MNELLQFYGPWLLKHLAVLGVCSLRLYAIMTLFPPTADGVLQGRLRNGVALSFSLFVALAQPESFADSLTGFALVITSLRETLIGVVMGFAAATVFWVAEGAGIYLDNLTGYNNAQLSNPMLSQQSTPSATLLGQIATVAFWSLGGMQFLLEALYESYRWWPVASTKPMSTDFLAVFAMHQTDTLMQTIAKLAAPMLLVLLLIDLGANLASKAAQKLDLSALSQPIKGAVTVLMLAVFAGLFVHQVQDQLDLRLFKEQVRAIAQMSDRDTDLKPGAQPLRNDVSP; via the coding sequence ATGAACGAGCTTCTGCAATTTTACGGCCCCTGGCTGCTCAAGCACCTTGCCGTGCTCGGCGTCTGCTCGCTGCGGCTCTACGCGATCATGACGCTGTTTCCGCCCACCGCCGACGGCGTGCTGCAAGGCCGCTTGCGCAATGGCGTCGCGTTGAGCTTCTCGCTGTTCGTCGCGCTTGCGCAGCCGGAGTCGTTCGCCGATTCGCTGACGGGCTTCGCGCTGGTGATCACAAGCTTGCGTGAAACGCTGATCGGCGTCGTGATGGGGTTCGCGGCGGCGACGGTGTTCTGGGTCGCGGAAGGCGCGGGTATCTATCTGGATAATCTGACGGGCTACAACAACGCGCAGTTGAGCAACCCGATGCTGTCGCAACAATCCACACCGTCCGCGACGCTGCTCGGCCAGATCGCGACCGTTGCGTTCTGGTCGCTGGGAGGCATGCAGTTTTTGCTGGAGGCGCTGTACGAGTCGTATCGATGGTGGCCGGTCGCATCGACGAAGCCGATGTCGACGGATTTCCTCGCCGTGTTCGCGATGCATCAGACGGACACGCTGATGCAGACCATCGCGAAGCTCGCCGCGCCGATGCTGCTCGTGTTGCTGCTGATCGACCTCGGTGCGAATCTCGCGTCGAAGGCCGCGCAGAAACTCGATCTGAGCGCGTTGAGTCAACCGATCAAGGGCGCAGTGACGGTGCTGATGCTGGCCGTCTTCGCGGGTCTTTTCGTGCACCAGGTGCAGGACCAGCTCGACTTGCGGCTCTTCAAGGAGCAGGTTCGCGCGATCGCGCAGATGAGCGACCGCGACACCGATCTGAAGCCGGGCGCGCAGCCGCTTCGCAACGATGTGTCGCCGTGA
- a CDS encoding type III secretion protein, with translation MSAPKRQIAALSRAVSRRQRSEQDLRARLAQFVAARLPLVENEAQARGHAAELEAQARSYRQRISAMMAGAEPFSIDTLTAIRLYAEEVNRHHATACEAVKAAQHALIEHDAGIANTRREIAKNRGRIDLCEKRIGILQRVLDGIAADAEDEDIEETALARLARG, from the coding sequence ATGAGCGCGCCGAAACGGCAGATTGCTGCGTTGTCGCGCGCCGTATCGCGCCGTCAGCGCTCCGAGCAGGACTTGCGCGCGAGGCTCGCGCAATTCGTTGCGGCGCGCTTGCCATTGGTCGAAAACGAAGCGCAGGCGCGTGGGCATGCAGCGGAACTCGAAGCGCAGGCGCGTTCGTACCGCCAGCGCATCAGCGCGATGATGGCGGGCGCGGAGCCATTTTCGATCGATACGTTGACGGCGATCCGCCTGTACGCGGAAGAAGTCAACCGGCACCACGCGACGGCATGTGAAGCCGTGAAAGCCGCGCAACACGCGCTCATCGAGCACGACGCCGGAATCGCAAACACGCGCCGCGAGATCGCGAAGAACCGTGGACGCATCGACTTGTGCGAAAAGCGCATCGGCATATTGCAGCGCGTGCTCGATGGCATCGCTGCCGACGCGGAAGACGAGGACATCGAGGAGACGGCGCTCGCGCGCCTTGCACGCGGATGA